ACATGAAATATCCTCCTTGAATTAAAGTTAATTCCATTATAGAACAAACGTTCCCGATAAGCAATTACTCTCTTTGAACATTTAATGGCAAATTACGAAACATTAGAATTCTATAAAGTTATTCGCTAATTCCTACCACAATTACATGCACTCTTTTTTTCATTAGTGGAAAAGAGTATAATGGTTCGTGGAAATAATTAAATTTTCTATGGGGGGCAATACCAAAATGAATCTTCAAACTTTGGAGAAAAGTCTATACGATTTAATTACAGAAACGTCAACAAACTTACCAAAAGATGTACGTCGTGCCATTAAAAAAGCGAAAGAAGCTGAAAATGCAGGCACTCGTGCAGCAATGAGTTTAGAAACAATCTCTAATAATATTATTATGGCAGAAGACAATGTATCACCAATCTGTCAAGATACTGGTCTACCAACATTTAAAATCTACACTCCTGTAGGTGTAAACCAATTAGAGATTAAAGAAGCAATCAAAAAAGCAATTAACGATACAACAGCCGATGCAAAATTACGTCCAAATGCTGTTGATTCTTTAACTGGTGCAAACAGTGGCAACAACCTTGGTGATGGACTACCAGTTATGAAATTCGAGCAATGGGAAAAAGACTATATTACGATTAAATTAATTCTTAAAGGTGGCGGCTGTGAAAATAAAAACATCCAATACAGCTTACCATGTGAGTTAGAAGGTCTTGGTCGTGCTGGTCGTGACTTAGACGGTATCCGTAAATGTATTCTACACTCTGTTTACCAAGCACAAGGTCAAGGCTGTTCTGCAGGCTTCATCGGCGTAGGTATCGGTGGCGACCGCTCTTCTGGCTATGATTTAGCAAAAGAGCAATTATTCCGTCATGTGGAAGATACGAATGCAAATCCTGATCTTGCAAAATTAGAAGAATATGTTGTAAAAACTGCCAACACTTTCGGTATTGGTACAATGGGCTTCGGTGGTGAAGCAACTTTACTTGGTTGTAAAATTGGCGTTATGCACCGTATTCCTGCATCATTCTACGTATCAGTAGCCTATAACTGCTGGGCATACCGTCGTATGGCAGTTGATATTAATCCAGAAACTGGCGAAATCATTAACTGGCACTATCAAGAAGGCGAAAAAATTACATTTAAAGATGAAGTTGCTGCAACAGCAGAAGAGACTTCTACAAATGTTGTAGAACTAACTGCACCGATTACAGAAGAACAAATTCGTTCACTTAAAGTAGGTGACGTTGTGTCTATTACTGGTCGTATGTACACTGGTCGCGATGCAATTCACCATCACTTAATGAGTCACGATGCACCAGTTGATCTGAACGGACAAGTTATTTATCACTGTGGTCCTGTAATGGCTAAAGATGAAGAAGGTAACTGGACAGTGAAAGCTGCTGGTCCAACTACTTCTATCCGTGAGGAGCCATACCAAGGAGATATCATGAAAAAATTTGGTATCCGTGCTGTAATTGGTAAAGGCGGTATGGGTCCAAAAACACTTGCCGCTTTAGGTGAACACGGTGGGGTTTACTTAAATGCAATCGGTGGTGCCGCTCAATACTACGCAGACTGCATTAAAGGTGTAGATGGTGTAGACTTAATGGAATTCGGTATTCCAGAAGCTATGTGGCATTTAAACGTTGAAGGGTTCACAGCCGTTGTAACAATGGACTCTCACGGTAACTCGCTTCACGCTGATGTAGATAAATCTTCTCTAGAGAAACTTGCGCTACATGCAGAAAGAGTCTTCTAAGCTAATAGCACATTTTTAACGAAAAGATTTACCTGTAACGAACACAAAATATAGAGGCACAGAATATTCCTAGTGAATATACTGTGTCTTTTTTTGCGCTAGATAAACCCCTATTTTTTCTTGAACAAGCTCACTATTTTATCAGTATATTGATTTGTAACTCCCCTAAACCAAATATTTCAAAGGACTTTTTATTCTAATTTAAATTTATTCCTTTCTTTTTCCAAACAGCTTTGTTATAATAATTCTAAATTAAGAAGGACTTGATTGAAAGTGGTTATCAACTACAGAAACGCTTGTTTTTCTTTAATTTATAAGGTTTTTGATATTGATTTTCATTATCAGGGGGGATTTAGATGGAGTACTCTAATCGAGAAAATGTTGGATTAATTGAGAATATAAAAGTGCACGCTGAACTAATTGCTGCTATTATGGCAGGTTTATTTATCTTGCTTGCATGGCGTTTAGATACAAATGATCAAACAACTGCTTCAGTTCTTTTATATATTGTTGCTTTTTGTGTTGGAGGATTTGCAAAAGCAAAAGAAGGCATCGAAGAAACTATAAAAGAAAAAAAATTAAACGTAGAGTTACTAATGATTTTAGCTGCAATTGGCTCAGCAGCTATTGGCTATTGGACAGAGGGAGCCATTCTTATTTTTATCTTTGCTGTCAGTGGCGCTCTAGAAACATATGCTATGAACAAAAGTCACCGCGAAATATCTGCACTCATGAATTTACAACCTGAGGAAGCTTGGTTAGTACGCGGTGGGTTTGAACCGATGAAAGTCGCTGTCTCAACACTAAAAATTGGTGACCATTTACTGATTAAACCTGGTGAACGTGTCCCAGCAGACGGTATTATCTTTAAAGGACAGTCTTCTATCGATGAAGCTGCTATTAGTGGTGAGCCATTACCGATTGCCAAGTTCGAAGGTGACGAAGTATTTGCAGGGACAGTTAATTTAAATGGCGCGATTACTATGGAAATGACAAAACCAAATTCCGAAACATTATTCCAAAAAATTATTATGCTTGTTCAAAATGCTCAAAGTGAAAAATCACCTTCACAGCAATTTATCGAAAAATTTGAAGGTACTTATGTAAAATTCGTGTTACTATCTGTTGCACTTATGATGTTCCTTCCCCACTTTTTAATCGGTTGGGACTGGACGACAACGTTTTATCGAGCAATGGTACTTTTAGTAGTGGCATCTCCATGTGCACTGGTTGCATCCATTATGCCTGCCACATTAGCAGCTATTTCGAATGGCGCGAAAAACGGGATACTATTTAAAGGTGGCTTACACCTCGAGCACTTAAGTGCGTTACGTGCATTAGCAGTCGATAAAACAGGAACTTTAACACAAGGTAAACCAATCGTAACAGACTTCATCGTACGCGATGGTTTAAATCAAGAAGAAACATTAGCAATTCTTGCAGGTATTGAAGCTCAATCAAACCATCCTTTAGCACAAGCGATTACTACCTACGCTAAAGCACAACACATATCACAGTTTGCGCAAGCAACGATTGAAGATATCCCTGGCTGGGGCATGAAAGGCTTTGTTAATGGAACAGAGTATTTAATAGGTAAACCAGATTTTGTTGGAAGTGAAGAAGCTAACACATTCGCAAATAACGCATTATCAAAGCTTTCTGCTGAAGGTAAAACAGTAATTTTTATACGTGACAAGGAAGGTATTGTCGCACTTGCTGCATTAAAAGATACGGTTCGTGATGAGGCAAAAAAAGCTGTCGCATTGTTAAAAGAATTAGGAATCGATGTTATCATGCTGACTGGCGATAATGAGAAAACGGCTAAAGTTATTGCAAAAGAGGCAGGCGTTACTGAATTTGTGGCAGAATGTCTTCCTGAAACAAAAGTGACGGAAATGAAACGCCTCCTCGATCAACATAAATATGTAGGGATGGTTGGTGACGGTATCAATGACGCACCAGCATTAGCAACAGCCACTACTGGTATTGCAATGGGCGAAGGGACAGATGTTGCCTTAGAAACAGCAGATGTCGTGTTAATGAAAAATGATTTATCTAAAATTGCCTATGCGGTTCGTCTTTCTCGCAAAATGCAACGAATCGTGAAACAAAATATTTTCTTCTCTATCGGCATTATTGTTTTATTAATTGCCTCTAACTTTTTACAAGTTGTCGATTTACCACTAGGTGTGATCGGTCATGAAGGCAGTACAATTCTCGTTATTTTAAACGGCTTACGAATGCTTAATAAAAATGTATAGAAAAGGTGGTCTCAAACCGAGACCACCTTTTAAAGTGTCATCCAATTCATAAAAATAAACTACTGCCATTGATTTTCGTTACGGGTTGCTCGCTTTCCGCGGGCGTGGCTTAAGCCTCCTCCTCCACTGCGCTACGTGCGGGGTCTTAAGTCTCACGTTTGTCCCGCAGGAGTCGAGCAACCCTTCACTACAATCGCAAAGTTTGTATCTGCTAGCATATGTGGGTGCCAGTCACTCACACAATTTTACTAAGTAAAAATCCACGTAGACCCCTGCGGGAACGCACAGAACGTAAGACGCTGGCATTCCGCGCGTTAGCGATGGTTGCGGCTTACGTCGTGCCCGCGGAAAGCAAGTGGATTTTTGCACTTTAAGAAGACTCCCTAGTGCCAATCACTCACACAATTTTCTGCGATGCGTGATTAGTTGATTGGAGTGAAAGGCGCGACACTCCAGCAGGAACAGCACGAGCTGAAAATCCATTTTTGCGGCGACAGCCGCAAAAATTAGTTGAAGCCGTGCCTGCGGAAAGGAAGCGCATGGAACGGAAATCAACGGTGTGCCTACGGAAGCATCCATTGTATCTATATCCACGCATAGCAAAAAGTGTTAGATTGATTGCTGTCAATCTAACACTTTTTCTCTTTTGTGCTACTTTTACAGTTATTTAATAGCACCTTCAGCTTTAAGCAATGCTCTCTTTTGCATCGTGGCATTTAAGACACCACCAAAAATTAAAATCATCCCAGTAAAATACAGCCACAGCATTAATATAATAACGCCACCAATACTACCATATGTAGCAGAATAGTTTCCAAAATTACTAATATAGAAAGAAAAACCATATGTCACAAGCAACCATGCGAGCGTCGAAAACATTGCGCCTGGCCAAACACCCATTAATTTCAATCGAGGTGTCGTATTCGGTACTAACCAGTAAATTGCCATCAACACTACAAAAATAAGTAACGGTGGCATCGACCAGCGAATATTGCGCCAAAGGGATTCAAACTCATCTTCAATACTAACAATTGAAAATAAAAAATGACCAATTTGCTGTCCAAAAACAGGTAATAAAAGCGCGACTGCTATTACAATTACTAAAGCTATAGTAAATACAAGAGAGAGCCCTCGATCTATAAAGGTCACCCTATTTTCGGTATCGTACGCTTTATTTAAAGCTCTTAATAACGCATTGATTCCTTTTGACGCAGACCAAATCGTCCCAAGTACACCAATTGATAATAGGCTGCTATTACGGTTCGTTAGCACCTCATTTAATGTACTTTCTATCAACCTGTATACTTCATCAGGCATCAAATTAACTAAAAACGAATAAACTTGCGTTGTTTCTAAATTTAAATATGGCAAAAGCGTTACAAGGAAAATGAGTAGGGGGAAGAAAGATAGCAAAAAGAAATAAGCAAGTTGCGCCCCGAGCGCCGATATTTCAACGCGTTGTATGCGAAGCATTAAATCTTGGATAAAGCCTTTCGATGTCATCACATCTACCATATCTTCATTTGGCGAAAAAAATGCTTTTACTTCCGCAAATGAAGAACGTATGGATGCTTTTTTCTTTTCCATTTAATTCCCTCCTTGAACTACAGCCTATTCTTTTTCTGGTGAGGTAAAGGCTGTTTTTGTATCGCTAATCATGCCTTGAATAGTGGAAGGTAATTCTTTAAATTCATCAACTTTCTCAGCTATTGTATTGACATTTTCTGATACGCTATCACAAAGTACTTTAGCTGCGATTACTTTTTCCTCAATTAAATCTTGCAGTTCATTACGATGCGATGCGTAATATGATACTGCTTCCTTCATTTTTTTAGTAGTAGCGACAGTTTTCTCTCGTGTAGTACGATCAAACATGCTTAATGCAGCACCTACTGCAGCACCTACAACGATGGATGCTAATAATTTACTTTGTCCCATATTTTATATACCCCCTGCTTGTGTAATGTTTATTCCCTTTTTTATTATAATTAAACAGCTTACTGCCCTTATTCTACCCAATTACAGTCTATTTTTAAAGCAACGCACAATTACAGTGTTGACATTTTTTTTATTCAATGAAATGATATTGGCTAGGATTATGAAAGGTAGGTTAATTGAATGGATTTATCTATATCGTCAAAAGAAAACGTTATTTATATGGTCGATCAAATGAAAGATAAGCTTCGCATGGTCAATGTAGATGCCATGAAATCAGAGAATTTTGATGAAGCAAATTATGAAGATTTAGTCTATCTATACGAAATGGTTATGAAACGTGACACATTTAGCCCTAGTGAAATGCAGGCTATCGTTGCTGAATTGGGCTCTTTACGCAAATAATAGCAATGCCCTATAACCTTCCCTCTCTACACTAAAAAAGCTATTAGCAAGGACCTTTAAGTCATTTGCTAATAGCTTTTTCTTTTGACTACTGCGTATTTTTCGCAGCAGAGCCATCTTCAGCAACAAGTGGTTGAATTAATACTTCCACACGACGATTTTTCGCGCGCCCTTCAGCCGTATTATTTGGTGCAATGGCTTTATATTCCCCATACCCTTTTGCACTAAAATAAACCCGATCAAGTTCTGAATTACTATTCACTAAAACCTTTAAAAAATTCACCGCTCGCATTACCGATAATTCCCAGTTTGAAGCGAATTCAGGACCTGTTTGTGGTACGTTATCTGTATGACCAGTAATGACAACACTACGTGCTGGGTCAGACACTAATACTGCTGCAAGTTCACTAGCAATTTTGTTATACTCTGGCTTAATAGTAGCTTTACCTGGATCGAACAAAATGCTATCGCGAATTGTAACAAGTAAACCTTCATCTGTCATTTCTGTCGCGAATTGACCTTCCATCTCATTGACTGCAATAAAATTATCGACACTATCTTTAATTTCAGCTAGCTCCTGTTGATCTTTTAAATACGCTGAGTTTTGCTGTGGCTGTTGCGGTGTTTCATCATTCTTTGCATCTGGTGTTTGCATTGGAGATGGTTGTTCTAAAAAGCTCGACCCACCATCAAATATTTGATTAAACACTGCCGACATACGCTCTAATTTTTCTTGGTCAACTGAACTAGATGCAAAAAGTACGATAAATAACGCCAGTAATAACGTTAAAATATCAGCATATGGTACTAACCAAGACTCATCAACATGATCTTCATGCTTTTTTTTCTTAGCTTTCTTTGCCAAGGCCGCCCGCCCCGCTTTCACCCGTAATTTGACGACGCTCTTCCATCGTTAAATAAGAAGATAATTTTTGTTCAATAACACGTGGCGCTTCCCCCTCTAATACAGAAAGAATGCCTTCAATCATCATACGTTTTTGCTTTACTTCAACTGCTGATTTACGTTTTAACTTGTTGGCAAATGGATGCCATAACACGTAACCTGTAAAAATACCTAATAATGTTGCCATAAATGCACCTGATATAGCATGACCTAACTTATCAATATCATTCATATTTCCTAATGCTGCGATTAACCCTACTACCGCACCGAGTACCCCTAATGTCGGGGCATATGTACCTGCTTGTGTAAAAATAGCCGAACCACTTATATGTCGTTCTTCCATCGCTTCTACTTCTTCCGTTAATACATCACGGATATAATCTGCGTTTTGACCATCAATTGCTAATGTAAGACCATTTTTTAAAAATGGATCTTCAATTTCTGAAGCCTTACTTTCTAGCGCTAACAATCCTTCACGACGAGCTAAATCGGCCCATTGTGAAAACATCTTAATAATTTCAATATCATCTGCTAGTTTTGTTTCTTTAAAAAGAATTTTAAATAGCTTTGGTACCCGCTTTAGTTCCTTCATAGGAAAGGCAATTGTTACAGCAGATATTGTACCGAAGATGATAATTAAAATAGCCGCTGGATTGTAAAAGGCACTTAAACTTACTCCCTTTAACACCATCCCTGTTAATAGTGCAACTAGCGCTAAAATTATCCCTACTACTGACGATAAATCCATATTAGAACCTCCAAATCTTCTATACTTACTTATTTTCGTCCTATTTTCCATATTTTAAATAAACATATTATATAGTATAAATGTATTTCATTATTTTTTCGATGAAATAAATGCTTTTTATTCACATTTCGACCATATTTGATTATATTGAATTAAGAATAATACACTAAATTGTCTATTATCGAAAGGAGTTAAGAATTTGTTATTATCATTTGACACAAAATTACTAAGATATGCCGAATTAGCCGTGAAAATAGGAGTAAATATCCAGAAAAATCAATACCTTTATGTGAGTTGTTCGACCGATAACTTAAAATTAGCTGAAATAATTACTAAAATTGCTTATGAAAATGGTGCAAAACAGGTTTTTGTTGATTTATCAGATGATCGACTTGTGCGCACACGTTATGAAAAAGCTCCAAAAGACTCATTTGATTTTTATCCTCCATGGAAAATTCAAGAGCGTGAATGGCTTGCAGAGCAAGGTGCTGCCTTTTTAAGCATCGTTTCACAAAACCCAGACCTCTTAAAGGATATCGATCATGAAAAAATTATGACTTTCCAAAAAGCATCAGGTCAAGCACTCGCTAACTACTATACTATGATGCGAGCAGATAAATTTAGCTGGACAGTAATTGCTGCTCCTTCTAAACAATGGGCAGCCAAAGTATTTCCATATCTACCAGAAGAACAGCAAGTTGAGGCATTATGGGAAGCAATCTTTGCTGCTACACGCACAGACCAAGATGAACCGGTCAATGCTTGGAAAACTCACGACGAACAGCTACATAACAAAGCCGACTACCTAAATAAGAAACAATTTAAGTTCCTGCGCTATCAAGCTCCGGGAACAGATTTAACAATTGAGTTACCAAAGAAGCATATTTGGACAGGTGGCAGTAGTGTCAATATATATGGCAATACATTTATGGCAAATATGCCAACAGAAGAAGTTTTTACAGCCCCACTCAAAACAGGTGTCAATGGCTTTGTCTCAAGTACGAAACCTTTAAGCTATAGTGGCAATATTATCGACCAGTTTACATTAACATTTAAAGATGGTCGTATTATCGATATACAAGCACAGCAAGGACAAGATATTTTAGCATCACTTGTTGCAACAGATGAAGGTGCACAGTATCTTGGGGAAATAGCACTTGTTCCCCACCAATCGCCTATCTCACAATCCGGATTATTATTTTACAATACATTATTCGATGAAAATGCCTCTAACCATTTAGCTATAGGTAATGCCTATTCCTTTTGTATAGAAGGTGGCAAAGAAATGTCATCAAAAGAATTGCTGTCTCACGGTCTAAATCAAAGTTTAACGCATGTTGACTTTATGATTGGCTCTGCTAATATGGATATTGATGGCATCGCAGCTGATGGTCAAATTGAACCAATTTTCCGCAATGGCAACTGGGCCTTTTAAGTAAATAGTCAGTCCTAATAATATTATTCTAGGCTAGGTATCTTATGGATGTCATAAATTATCCTTACATTTTCCTAGCAACCTATTGTATAATTAGTGTAGTTCATATAGTAGATTATTGTAAGTAGAGAGGAGCTTTTATAATGTTCATTACAACTGTACTTGGCTTTTCAGCCGTATTATTAATTTCTATGGGATTCTTTATCCACTATCTACAAGTTGGCTTAGATAGCAAATCTTCTGTAACTGTAGATCCACAACCAAAAGAAAAATATTAATCATATAAAAACAGCTACTTCAAGTAGCTGTTTTTTTTATTTATAAATATGTCATATTAGATTAGCTAAATAATTTACCAAACTCCTTTTTTTTTCATGAAAATTGCGTGAATATTGTCATTATTATTTGCATATTTACATTTTTGCTCTAAAATATTTCATTAGGGAAGGGAGCAAACTTTCATGACAATGTTAAAAGAGATTTTAAAGTTTAATGAAGATTTCGTTCAAGAAAAAAAATATGAGCCTTTTATTACAACTAAGTACCCAGATAAGCGTATCGTTATTTTATCTTGTATGGACACTCGCCTTGTAGAACTATTACCAAAAGCGATGAATTTAAGAAACGGCGACGTTAAAATTGTAAAAAGTGCTGGTGCTTTAGTGAGTCACCCATTCGGTGCAGTAATGCGTAGTTTACTCGTTGCGGTTTATGGATTGCAAGCTGATGAAGTGTATGTAGTTGGGCATTATGACTGTGGTATGAGCGCAGTTGATCCAGATGCAATGCTTAACCAAATGGTAGACCGAGGTATTAAAGAAGAAACCATTAAGATGATGGAGTACTCTGGTATTGATTTAAAAGATTTCTTACGTGGTTTCGGCGATGTAGCAACAAGCGTGAAGAAAAGTGTCGATACAATTCGTAATCACCCGTTAATGGTTGATAGTGTCCCTGTTCACGGTTTAGTTATTGACCCAAATACTGGTCGCCTTGATTTAATTGACGACGGTAGTAAATAAAACGATAACGCCAAAGGCATAGTTTTTGGCAGAAAAGCTTTCTATATAATTAAAAAATGTGTCTATCGTTTCGAATTATCGAATGATAGACACATTTTTTATTGGCTTTTGTTATATTATATCGCTGTAAATAATGTAGTAGACATTCCTTTTATTGAACATATCTTGCGTTTCACACAATAATTAGGTAAATTTATGTAATAATACTATAAAAAGTAAACTATAATTGGAGGACAATATGTATACTTATCATTCGATTTCAGCAGAAGTTTATAATCTAGATAAACCAATCGGCACATCATTCGGTGATGTCGAATATTATAGCGACAGACTTCAGCATGTCAAAGGAAAAATATTAGAACCAGCTGTTGGAACAGGGCGTATTTTAATTCCTTTACTTGAACAAGGTTTTGCTATTGAAGGCTTTGATTTATCCGAAGAAATGTTAGACTACTGTCGAAGCAATCTACAAGAGGCACAGAAAGAAACAACTATTTATCAAGCAAATATGGAGACATTCCAATCTGATCAACTTTATGAAGCAATCATAATCCCTACTGGAACATTTTTATTAATTACTGATGATGAAAAAGCTATGACTAGTCTATCTAATTTTTATCATCATTTAGAACCAAATGGAAGATTGATAGTCGATATATTTTTGCAACCAGATTTTCATGAAGGCAGCTCTCAATATCGAACGTTTACAAATAAGCAAGATGAATTGATTACATTGCAAATAACACAATCTGCAATCAATTATATTGAACAAACGACAACTACCCACCATCGCTATGATAAATGGAAAGAAGGCAAATGTATCGAAAGCGAATTTGAAATATTCACCTTAAAATGGTATGGAATTCAAGAATTTAAAAGGCTTTTAATGCAAATTGGCTTTAAAGATATCGTTATTTCATCTGATTATTGTTATAAGCAATATCCTACAAATCGAAATCAAACCATCACCTTTGAAGCTGTTAAATGATTTTGCTAGTTTAGGTTCTAAAAAATAAAATGTAACAAAGGTGTTAGTACAATTAACGAAACCTTAGCTATTCATTCTTTAATTAGAAGTGAGCATTAGTTGTTGGTAGCAAAGGCGGTGACTCCTGCTCAGAACGCACACTGCGTAAGACGCGGGCATTCTGCGTGTTAGCGAGGGTTGAGGTTTACTGTGCTGAGCGGAAAGCACCGCCTAAGCGGACAACAATGGCGCAGCAAAAAAGTGTTAGATTGATAGCAGTCATCTAACACTTTTTGTACTTTATTATAACTTGTTGTGTGTTCATGATGATGGCTCTAGGCGAGCATACATATAGTGATCTACCCATTGCCCATTGATATACAGTAATTTTCTTAATAAGCCTTCTCGTTGAAATCCTGATTTCTCCAACACCCGAATCGAAGCGTTATTTTCAGTCGATACATACGCCTCCACACGATGTAGCCCTATTTGTTCAAAGGCAAATTGTACAACCAATTCTACCGCTTCTGTTACAATTCCTTTTCCTATATAGATTTCATCCATCGCATAACCAACAAAGGCGCTTGAATACGGTAAACGTTTGATAGCATACAACGCAATGTGACCTATTAAATTATTTGTACCTTGCTCATATATCCCGAAAGTAAATTCTCTCTTTGAGCTCATTAAATATAAACTTTCTTGGATTTTTTTATATTGTGCATCAACTGTATAGTATTCAGGACGCTGTAACGGTTCATATGTAGACCAAAAATATTTGTTTCGGCTTACAAGACCCGTTAAACTTTGTGCATCTTTTTCTTGGAATGTGCGAACGTAGCATTTCTCCCCCTGAATCGAGACCACATTTCCACCCTTTTTCCTTAATAAATTCCAAATTTTTAGCACCATTTCTCTCCACAAGCCTTCCGATAATTGTCAGTACATGTTCATTGTATGTAAAAAAAGATGCTGCTACAACCAAAACAGCTCCTGTCTTGTTATCACAGCATCAATCATATTATTTATTTATTTTTCACTTGTTTTTTTGGTTGAATTTGTAACAATTCAATACTGGACGATTCAGCATCCTCTAAATCGGACTTATCTAAAACATTTGTTAAATGTAAACCACGCTTTTGTGCCTCGCGTTCAATATGTGCAAGCGTTTCTTGTAGCACTTGTACACGTGCATGTTTTTTATCGTTTCCTGCTACCAAAACCCATGGCGCATTTTTCTTGTCTGTTTTTTCAAACATATCATTCGCTGCTGCGATATATTCTGGTGTTTTTTCGCGATTTCTCCAGTCCTCATCTGTTAACTTCCATGATTTATATGGATCTTGCGCACGCTCATTAAAACGCTTCAATTGCTCTTCGTCTGACACATGTAACCAGAATTTTATAACAATGTAATCTCCAGCCGTTAAAATTTTCTCAAAGTTGTTAATCTCTTCATACGCACGAGACCATTCTTCTTTATTTGCAAATCCTTCGATACGCTCTACTAGCACTCGTCCATACCAAGAGCGATCGAAAATGGCAATTTGGCCATGTTGCGGTAATTTTCTCCAAAAACGTTGCAAGTAGTTATAGCGTAATTCGTGAGGCTGTGGTGCTGAAATTGGATGAACAACGTAACCCCTAGGGTCTACCCGCTCAATAAGACGTTTAATGGCGCCTCCCTTACCAGCAGCATCCATTCCTTCAAATACTAGAATAAGGCCGATTTTATTATTTAGTAAAAATTGCTGTGCATTTAACATTTCATATTGAAGTACTTTTAATTTCTTTTTATACATTTTTTTATCTAGTTCAATCGATAGGTCAAGATTTTTTAGATTTTGAGTCATTAAAATTCCACTCCTTCAAATTGGATATTTCTATTGTACTAAAGAAGTATTTGGATGCATATCCAAATGGTAAATTGTAGATAATTTCAACAAATTC
This DNA window, taken from Lysinibacillus sp. FSL M8-0337, encodes the following:
- a CDS encoding DUF1128 domain-containing protein, with product MDLSISSKENVIYMVDQMKDKLRMVNVDAMKSENFDEANYEDLVYLYEMVMKRDTFSPSEMQAIVAELGSLRK
- a CDS encoding heavy metal translocating P-type ATPase is translated as MEYSNRENVGLIENIKVHAELIAAIMAGLFILLAWRLDTNDQTTASVLLYIVAFCVGGFAKAKEGIEETIKEKKLNVELLMILAAIGSAAIGYWTEGAILIFIFAVSGALETYAMNKSHREISALMNLQPEEAWLVRGGFEPMKVAVSTLKIGDHLLIKPGERVPADGIIFKGQSSIDEAAISGEPLPIAKFEGDEVFAGTVNLNGAITMEMTKPNSETLFQKIIMLVQNAQSEKSPSQQFIEKFEGTYVKFVLLSVALMMFLPHFLIGWDWTTTFYRAMVLLVVASPCALVASIMPATLAAISNGAKNGILFKGGLHLEHLSALRALAVDKTGTLTQGKPIVTDFIVRDGLNQEETLAILAGIEAQSNHPLAQAITTYAKAQHISQFAQATIEDIPGWGMKGFVNGTEYLIGKPDFVGSEEANTFANNALSKLSAEGKTVIFIRDKEGIVALAALKDTVRDEAKKAVALLKELGIDVIMLTGDNEKTAKVIAKEAGVTEFVAECLPETKVTEMKRLLDQHKYVGMVGDGINDAPALATATTGIAMGEGTDVALETADVVLMKNDLSKIAYAVRLSRKMQRIVKQNIFFSIGIIVLLIASNFLQVVDLPLGVIGHEGSTILVILNGLRMLNKNV
- the motA gene encoding flagellar motor stator protein MotA; translated protein: MDLSSVVGIILALVALLTGMVLKGVSLSAFYNPAAILIIIFGTISAVTIAFPMKELKRVPKLFKILFKETKLADDIEIIKMFSQWADLARREGLLALESKASEIEDPFLKNGLTLAIDGQNADYIRDVLTEEVEAMEERHISGSAIFTQAGTYAPTLGVLGAVVGLIAALGNMNDIDKLGHAISGAFMATLLGIFTGYVLWHPFANKLKRKSAVEVKQKRMMIEGILSVLEGEAPRVIEQKLSSYLTMEERRQITGESGAGGLGKES
- the motB gene encoding flagellar motor protein MotB, producing the protein MAKKAKKKKHEDHVDESWLVPYADILTLLLALFIVLFASSSVDQEKLERMSAVFNQIFDGGSSFLEQPSPMQTPDAKNDETPQQPQQNSAYLKDQQELAEIKDSVDNFIAVNEMEGQFATEMTDEGLLVTIRDSILFDPGKATIKPEYNKIASELAAVLVSDPARSVVITGHTDNVPQTGPEFASNWELSVMRAVNFLKVLVNSNSELDRVYFSAKGYGEYKAIAPNNTAEGRAKNRRVEVLIQPLVAEDGSAAKNTQ
- a CDS encoding YtxH domain-containing protein, translated to MGQSKLLASIVVGAAVGAALSMFDRTTREKTVATTKKMKEAVSYYASHRNELQDLIEEKVIAAKVLCDSVSENVNTIAEKVDEFKELPSTIQGMISDTKTAFTSPEKE
- a CDS encoding YihY/virulence factor BrkB family protein — encoded protein: MEKKKASIRSSFAEVKAFFSPNEDMVDVMTSKGFIQDLMLRIQRVEISALGAQLAYFFLLSFFPLLIFLVTLLPYLNLETTQVYSFLVNLMPDEVYRLIESTLNEVLTNRNSSLLSIGVLGTIWSASKGINALLRALNKAYDTENRVTFIDRGLSLVFTIALVIVIAVALLLPVFGQQIGHFLFSIVSIEDEFESLWRNIRWSMPPLLIFVVLMAIYWLVPNTTPRLKLMGVWPGAMFSTLAWLLVTYGFSFYISNFGNYSATYGSIGGVIILMLWLYFTGMILIFGGVLNATMQKRALLKAEGAIK
- a CDS encoding fumarate hydratase — its product is MNLQTLEKSLYDLITETSTNLPKDVRRAIKKAKEAENAGTRAAMSLETISNNIIMAEDNVSPICQDTGLPTFKIYTPVGVNQLEIKEAIKKAINDTTADAKLRPNAVDSLTGANSGNNLGDGLPVMKFEQWEKDYITIKLILKGGGCENKNIQYSLPCELEGLGRAGRDLDGIRKCILHSVYQAQGQGCSAGFIGVGIGGDRSSGYDLAKEQLFRHVEDTNANPDLAKLEEYVVKTANTFGIGTMGFGGEATLLGCKIGVMHRIPASFYVSVAYNCWAYRRMAVDINPETGEIINWHYQEGEKITFKDEVAATAEETSTNVVELTAPITEEQIRSLKVGDVVSITGRMYTGRDAIHHHLMSHDAPVDLNGQVIYHCGPVMAKDEEGNWTVKAAGPTTSIREEPYQGDIMKKFGIRAVIGKGGMGPKTLAALGEHGGVYLNAIGGAAQYYADCIKGVDGVDLMEFGIPEAMWHLNVEGFTAVVTMDSHGNSLHADVDKSSLEKLALHAERVF